From the genome of Paucidesulfovibrio gracilis DSM 16080:
TGTCCCTGTCTTTGATTGCAAGAACGCCGACGACGTACTCAAAGCCGTCAATGACTACAACGTCAGCTTCATCCAGTACTGGTTTGTCGACATCCTCGGCACCTTGAAATCTTTCCAGATCACGCCGAAGGAACTGGAAGCCTCCTTTGAGGAAGGCATGGGCTTTGACGGTTCGTCCATCCTCGGCTTCTGCCGCATCGACGAATCCGACATGGTGGCCATGCCCGATCCCACCACCTTCCAGATCTGCTCCTGGCGTCCCAGCGAGCGGCCTGTTGCGCGCATGTTCTGCGACGTGGTCAGCCCTGACGGTACTCCGTTTGCAGCGGATTCCCGCTTTGTGTTGAAGAAGGTTTTGGCCAAGGCCGCGGAAAAAGGCTACACCTCCTACGTTGGTCCGGAGCTGGAGTTCTTCCTCTTCGGCGACGACCAGGACACCGAAATTCTGGACCGTGGCGGCTATTTCGACGCTCCGCCGCTGGACCTGGGCAACAACATCCGCCGCGAAATCATCTTTGCTCTCGAAGGCATGGGCATGCAGGTGGAGTACTCCCACCACGAAGTGGCTCCCTCCCAGCATGAGATCGACCTGCGCTATGCCGAAGCCCTGAAAATGGCCGACATCGCCATGACCTACCGCGTGGTGGTCAAGGAAACCGCCCGCAAGCACGGCTGCTACGCCACGTTCATGCCCAAGCCCATCTTCGGTGAGAACGGTTCCGGCATGCACGTTCACCAGTCATTGTTCAAAAACGGCAAAAACGTGTTTTACGAAGCCTCGGACGAGTATCATCTCTCCGAAGAAGGCAAGAGCTACATCGCGGGCATCCTGAAACACGCCCCCGAGTTTGTGGCCGTGACCAACCAGTGGGTCAACTCCTACAAGCGTTTGGTGCCCGGTTACGAGGCTCCCGTGTACATCGCCTGGGCCCGCCGCAACCGTTCGGCCCTGGTGCGCGTGCCCATGTACAAGCCCGGCAAGGAAATGGCCACCCGCATGGAATTGCGTTGCCCGGATCCGGCCGCCAACCCGTACCTGGCCTTTGCCGTGATGCTGGCCGCCGGTCTCAAGGGCATTGACGAGGGCTACAGCCTGGCCGCGCCCGTGGAAGAAGACATCTTCGTCATGAACGAGCGCCAGCTCAAGCGCAACAAGATCAAGGCGCTGCCCGGCTCCCTGTACGAAGCCGCCATCGCTCTGAAGAAGTCCAAGTTCATGAAGGAAGTGCTCGGCGACCACCTGCACAACGCCCTGGTCGAAAACAAACTGGCCGAGTGGGACGAATACCGTACCCAGGTCACGGAGTTTGAATTGGATAAATACCTGCCTATTCTGTAGGTTTTATATCCCCCAACCTCCAGCCATTCTCGTCATCAGACCCCCGCTCCGGCGGGGGTCGCTCTTTTGATGCGCAACACCCGCCCGGGCCGATTTGTTGCCGTTTTTCGATAAATCAAATATGTGGGAGCACACCTTGTATATCGGCGCGCACGCACTTGGTCCGTGCGCCATCCACAGCATGGAGGGAGCGGCATGTTCAGTGCGGAGGATCGGAAATTTCTGGAAGGCGACAGCTTCAAATCGGGCCGCAAATTTCGGTTCGGCGGCAAGGGCCAGGCTGA
Proteins encoded in this window:
- a CDS encoding glutamine synthetase family protein, with protein sequence MNVPVFDCKNADDVLKAVNDYNVSFIQYWFVDILGTLKSFQITPKELEASFEEGMGFDGSSILGFCRIDESDMVAMPDPTTFQICSWRPSERPVARMFCDVVSPDGTPFAADSRFVLKKVLAKAAEKGYTSYVGPELEFFLFGDDQDTEILDRGGYFDAPPLDLGNNIRREIIFALEGMGMQVEYSHHEVAPSQHEIDLRYAEALKMADIAMTYRVVVKETARKHGCYATFMPKPIFGENGSGMHVHQSLFKNGKNVFYEASDEYHLSEEGKSYIAGILKHAPEFVAVTNQWVNSYKRLVPGYEAPVYIAWARRNRSALVRVPMYKPGKEMATRMELRCPDPAANPYLAFAVMLAAGLKGIDEGYSLAAPVEEDIFVMNERQLKRNKIKALPGSLYEAAIALKKSKFMKEVLGDHLHNALVENKLAEWDEYRTQVTEFELDKYLPIL